A segment of the Candidatus Zixiibacteriota bacterium genome:
AAGGTGTACAGATTCTTCGGTCATCTGCCTTCGGCGAGATTCCCTCAGAATGACATTAAGATAGAGATGTATTCATTGCGTCTCTATCTTTTTGGCAATAAATTTCATTTGCAATTTTGTCAGAGTTATGTTATATAATTAATCTTGTGAAAAAAATAACTTGTTTCAAGCTCTTTGAATTTATGAACTCTACAGTTTGATGGATCAGGAGATTGCGGTAGTCAAAAAACATCAAATGAAGAACCTAAGGAAAAGTTAGATGCCATTTCAACCTAAATTCACTATAACCCCCGGAATAAATAAATCTCTGATAGAGATAGAAAGGGTAAGGGGGTTCTTAGATGCGATAAAGATTAAAGAGGATTGGTTTTCTTCCATCCAGAAGGAAGCTCTTATCTTAGAGTCGCACTATTCCACCCATATTGAGGGAACAGCCTTGAGTCTCGAGCAGGCAAAAAGGATTCTTGACGGTAAGAAAGTCAAGGGTGTAAGGGAGGATGACAGAAAGGAGCTTTTGAATTATAAGAAAGCAATGGGTTTTGTCTCCAAATATCTGGGCAAGGAAGATCCTATTACTGAAGGTCTAATTAGAGAAATCCATAAAATCCTGGTCAGGGGTGTAAGAGGTGGACAGGCTGAGCCTGGAAAATATCGTATGGTCCAGAATTATGTTGTAAATTCCAAGACAAAGAAGATCATCTACACCCCCCCTCCACCTTTAGAGGTACCTCCTCTGATGCGGGAATTCGTCGAGTGGTTAAATGACGATAAGGATATCTCAGATATTATGGTAGCGGGCATTGCTCAGTTTCAATTTGTGCATATTCATCCCTTTTTAGACGGCAACGGTCGCAGTGCCAGGTTATTATCCACTCTCATTCTTTATAAAACCGGGTATGATTTTAAGAGATTATTTACTCTTTCAGAATACTATGATAAAGACAGGTCGGCTTATTATGAAGCCATTCAATCGGTCAGAGAAAAAAATATGGATATGACCTTCTGGCTTGAATATTTTGTAGAAGGGTTGAGGTCACAGATGAGCACTATAAAGGAGAAAAGCCAGAGGGTAATTAAGTATGATTCTGTGCTGCAAAAGGCAAGCTCAATGGGTCTTTTGGAACGTCAGGTAAAGGCGTTGAAATATATTATTCAGAATGAAAGTATCTCCCGTTCAGAATATGTTGAAAAACTCAAGGTCTCTTTGCGCACCGCAAATTACGATTTGAGTTTACTGGAAACTAAAGGATTTATCAAAAGAACAGGTACAGGCAGGACAATAAGATATGTGCTTGGGTAAGCTCAACTTACTCATTACTGATTGCACGCAAATTGCACGCAAAATTTAACCCTTGTTCAAAGGAGTAGAGAATGAAAATACACGAATATCAGGCTAAGGAGATTTTCAGGAAATATGGCATACCGGTGCCGCCGGGGGAGATGGCGGAAACTCCGGAGCAAGCCAAGGAGATTGCACAGAAAA
Coding sequences within it:
- a CDS encoding Fic family protein, encoding MPFQPKFTITPGINKSLIEIERVRGFLDAIKIKEDWFSSIQKEALILESHYSTHIEGTALSLEQAKRILDGKKVKGVREDDRKELLNYKKAMGFVSKYLGKEDPITEGLIREIHKILVRGVRGGQAEPGKYRMVQNYVVNSKTKKIIYTPPPPLEVPPLMREFVEWLNDDKDISDIMVAGIAQFQFVHIHPFLDGNGRSARLLSTLILYKTGYDFKRLFTLSEYYDKDRSAYYEAIQSVREKNMDMTFWLEYFVEGLRSQMSTIKEKSQRVIKYDSVLQKASSMGLLERQVKALKYIIQNESISRSEYVEKLKVSLRTANYDLSLLETKGFIKRTGTGRTIRYVLG